The following are encoded in a window of Polynucleobacter sp. AP-Kolm-20A-A1 genomic DNA:
- a CDS encoding copper chaperone PCu(A)C, whose amino-acid sequence MNKKLLLTMCTIAGLALIGVASAQSVSKTVTSNSIKIENAYTRATVPGQQVAGGFMKIENKGVADQLISASSPVAGEVQLHEMAMDGNVMKMRQVKDIVVPAGGAVELKPGGLHLMFMNIKAPLTAGETVPVKLKFAKAGEVEVKMPVNAMGNPGAMKH is encoded by the coding sequence ATGAATAAAAAATTATTGTTAACGATGTGCACAATTGCCGGGCTTGCATTAATCGGGGTTGCGTCAGCGCAGAGCGTTTCTAAAACCGTTACTAGCAATTCAATCAAAATTGAGAATGCCTACACTCGCGCCACAGTTCCTGGCCAACAAGTGGCTGGTGGCTTTATGAAGATTGAAAATAAAGGCGTTGCCGATCAATTGATCTCTGCTAGCTCGCCTGTTGCCGGGGAAGTTCAGCTTCATGAAATGGCAATGGATGGCAATGTGATGAAAATGCGCCAGGTAAAAGATATTGTTGTGCCAGCGGGTGGCGCTGTGGAATTGAAACCTGGCGGTCTACATTTAATGTTCATGAACATTAAAGCCCCGTTGACTGCCGGTGAAACTGTTCCAGTCAAACTCAAATTCGCTAAGGCAGGTGAAGTTGAAGTGAAGATGCCTGTAAATGCAATGGGTAACCCAGGCGCAATGAAGCATTAA
- a CDS encoding TlpA disulfide reductase family protein produces the protein MKKYWLTLIFSLFVTSIAAADTYSLKPYQAGDWKPLIKSAKGAPMAIHFWGVTCPACIKEMPQWGQFLKNNPNAKVVFIQVDDVSQDSIKKMLNKAGLDKANNYYVAAPFDERLRYEIDPQWHGETPTTIMIDKNGKAIRNSGLVDFQKLQKVLIGKS, from the coding sequence ATGAAGAAATATTGGTTAACACTCATCTTTAGTTTATTCGTGACGAGTATTGCAGCGGCAGATACGTATTCTCTAAAGCCTTACCAAGCTGGAGATTGGAAGCCTTTGATTAAAAGTGCGAAGGGTGCCCCTATGGCAATTCATTTTTGGGGTGTTACCTGCCCAGCCTGCATTAAAGAAATGCCGCAGTGGGGGCAGTTTCTAAAAAATAATCCTAATGCAAAAGTGGTATTTATTCAGGTCGATGATGTTTCGCAAGACTCAATCAAAAAAATGCTGAATAAGGCTGGCCTGGATAAAGCAAATAATTACTATGTTGCAGCGCCTTTTGATGAGCGCTTGCGATATGAGATTGATCCTCAATGGCATGGAGAAACACCTACTACGATCATGATTGATAAGAATGGCAAGGCTATTCGAAATAGTGGTTTGGTCGATTTTCAGAAGCTGCAAAAGGTTTTGATTGGAAAATCGTAG
- a CDS encoding sialidase family protein — MRNSSSNLLLKALLLVALELAILNFASAQMDHSSKPVACLGAGLECANAATPFFAPNGKLLLAWTANGVVSVAQSSDAGKTFLPAVKIAEHGKFLDTGSDARPQIVANQQGHVFLAYAFFKDSNWNAQINTARSEDGGNSFTAPASLVNDGSSQRFPSVLISPDDSIFISWIDKRLVAAAKQGGEKRLGGSIAYSSSRDGGKTFQAERFANESSCECCRIGASLDPKGDSVIAYRAIFPGGIRDQASQVITAKGADPVRRVADDDWKTDACPHHGPTIAVSESGKFHVAWYTQGSKRSGVFYANSANQGVTYSAPIRVGAEGVNVSRPYLFAMGKQVWLAWKEFDGAHSTVYLKESGDEGKTWSSPKMILKTSGYSDHPLLIQKENDVFLSWLTRADGYQLVKVGQKQ; from the coding sequence ATGCGAAATAGTTCCAGCAACCTATTGCTCAAAGCACTCCTATTGGTTGCGTTGGAGCTCGCTATTCTGAATTTTGCATCTGCGCAAATGGATCACTCCTCCAAGCCAGTTGCTTGTCTAGGGGCTGGTTTGGAGTGCGCCAATGCAGCGACACCATTCTTTGCCCCTAACGGAAAGTTGTTGCTGGCATGGACGGCCAATGGGGTAGTGTCAGTCGCTCAATCTTCTGATGCAGGCAAGACTTTCTTGCCTGCAGTCAAAATCGCTGAGCATGGAAAGTTTCTCGATACTGGCAGTGATGCACGCCCACAAATCGTTGCCAATCAGCAGGGTCATGTATTTCTGGCATATGCATTCTTTAAGGATTCCAATTGGAATGCCCAGATTAATACTGCTCGTTCTGAGGATGGCGGCAATTCATTTACTGCACCGGCATCTTTAGTGAATGATGGCTCTAGTCAGCGCTTCCCATCGGTGTTGATAAGTCCAGATGACAGTATTTTTATTTCCTGGATAGATAAGCGTCTAGTTGCTGCAGCAAAGCAAGGCGGCGAGAAGCGATTGGGTGGATCAATTGCTTATTCCTCCTCCCGGGATGGTGGAAAGACCTTTCAGGCGGAGCGATTTGCTAATGAAAGCAGTTGTGAGTGCTGTCGTATAGGCGCTAGCCTGGATCCAAAGGGAGATTCAGTCATCGCCTATCGTGCAATATTTCCTGGCGGCATTCGCGATCAAGCAAGCCAAGTCATTACCGCTAAGGGTGCTGATCCTGTTCGACGCGTAGCAGACGATGACTGGAAGACCGATGCTTGCCCCCATCATGGACCAACGATTGCCGTATCAGAATCTGGAAAATTTCATGTAGCTTGGTATACCCAGGGTAGCAAACGATCCGGCGTCTTTTATGCTAACTCCGCTAATCAAGGTGTCACTTATTCAGCGCCAATCAGAGTTGGTGCCGAAGGTGTGAATGTATCAAGACCATATCTATTTGCAATGGGTAAGCAAGTTTGGCTCGCATGGAAAGAGTTTGATGGAGCTCATTCCACTGTCTATTTAAAAGAATCAGGGGATGAAGGCAAGACTTGGTCTTCTCCAAAAATGATTTTGAAAACAAGTGGGTATAGCGACCATCCTTTGTTGATTCAAAAAGAAAATGATGTATTTTTATCGTGGCTTACGCGAGCTGACGGGTATCAATTAGTGAAAGTTGGGCAAAAACAATGA